A single window of Archangium gephyra DNA harbors:
- the bshC gene encoding bacillithiol biosynthesis cysteine-adding enzyme BshC — protein MASSFSASWLRGDPRALEFLSDRFRHRAARAEAVAAAASRPLAPALHEVLVARNARLAPSPARERNLELLARPGTTAVVTGQQVGLFLGPLFTVYKAASAIAAARALAEETGRPCVPVFWLQTEDHDLPEIDHCFVPRNAGGPLRVALELPDAATSRAPVAHRHLGPSITGALAALRAELSGNPHADEHLALLERAYRPEATLVEAFADVLSSLFADEGLVFLDPRDPRLAPLAAPIHRRAIEEAAAICSKLAERGQALAQAGFSEQVHIRPGAPLNFFSPGGPEGARYRLDPTSTPGTWSLVGHPEGASVTTAELLSWLEREPLRFTTSALLRPILQDTWLPTAAYVGGPGEIAYFAQLAPLYAHAGLPMPLVVPRARFRVIDDRARRLLDKLGLSPDDANAPRDELLARLAARDAGEAFETPEAVEARLVSAFASELARLGERMAAIDPTFAQAISRTDKTVRRGVSRLAARYGRSITQRDQTTLERVERLRAYLAPDGAPQERIHALPYYASRLGSHAFLRLVREACEPFSGNLKDLKP, from the coding sequence GTGGCTTCCTCCTTCTCCGCCTCCTGGCTGCGCGGCGATCCGCGAGCCCTCGAATTTCTCTCCGACCGCTTCCGGCACCGGGCCGCCCGCGCCGAGGCAGTGGCCGCCGCGGCCTCGCGTCCCCTCGCTCCGGCACTCCATGAGGTGCTGGTGGCTCGCAACGCGCGCCTCGCGCCGAGCCCCGCACGCGAGAGGAACCTGGAGCTGCTCGCCCGTCCCGGCACGACCGCCGTGGTGACAGGTCAGCAGGTCGGGCTCTTCCTGGGGCCGCTCTTCACGGTCTACAAGGCCGCCTCCGCCATCGCCGCCGCACGCGCCCTCGCCGAGGAGACCGGCCGGCCCTGTGTCCCCGTCTTCTGGCTGCAGACCGAGGACCACGACCTTCCCGAGATCGATCACTGCTTCGTTCCGCGCAACGCCGGCGGGCCCCTGCGCGTGGCCCTGGAGCTGCCCGACGCCGCCACCTCGCGTGCTCCCGTGGCCCACCGGCACCTGGGCCCGAGCATCACCGGTGCGCTCGCCGCGCTGCGCGCCGAGCTGAGCGGCAACCCCCACGCGGACGAGCACCTGGCACTGCTCGAGCGCGCCTACCGTCCCGAGGCGACGCTGGTGGAGGCCTTCGCCGACGTGCTCTCGTCCCTCTTCGCGGACGAGGGGCTCGTGTTCCTCGACCCGCGAGACCCACGCCTCGCGCCGCTCGCCGCGCCCATCCATCGCCGTGCCATCGAGGAGGCCGCGGCCATCTGTAGCAAGCTCGCCGAGCGGGGCCAGGCCCTCGCCCAGGCGGGCTTCTCCGAGCAGGTCCACATCCGTCCGGGCGCACCGTTGAACTTCTTCTCGCCCGGCGGTCCCGAGGGCGCGCGCTACCGCCTCGATCCCACCTCCACTCCCGGGACCTGGAGCCTCGTGGGCCACCCCGAGGGTGCCTCGGTGACGACGGCCGAGCTCCTCTCCTGGCTGGAGCGCGAGCCACTCCGCTTCACCACCTCCGCCCTGCTGCGGCCGATCCTCCAGGACACCTGGCTTCCCACGGCGGCCTACGTCGGCGGGCCAGGAGAGATCGCCTACTTCGCGCAGCTCGCGCCCCTGTATGCGCACGCCGGCCTGCCGATGCCGCTCGTCGTGCCGCGCGCCCGGTTCCGGGTGATCGACGACCGCGCACGCCGCCTGCTCGACAAGCTCGGCCTCTCACCGGATGACGCGAACGCCCCGCGTGACGAGCTGCTGGCCCGCCTCGCCGCCCGCGACGCCGGGGAAGCCTTCGAGACGCCCGAGGCCGTCGAGGCCCGCCTCGTGAGCGCCTTCGCCTCCGAGCTCGCCCGCCTCGGTGAGCGCATGGCCGCCATCGACCCGACCTTCGCCCAGGCCATCTCCCGCACCGACAAGACCGTCCGCCGGGGTGTCTCCCGCCTCGCGGCCCGGTACGGCCGCTCCATCACCCAGCGGGATCAGACCACCCTCGAGCGCGTGGAGCGCCTGCGGGCCTACCTCGCCCCGGACGGCGCGCCCCAGGAGCGCATCCACGCCCTGCCCTACTACGCGAGCCGTCTCGGCTCCCACGCCTTCCTGCGCCTCGTGCGGGAGGCCTGTGAGCCCTTCTCGGGCAACCTGAAGGACCTGAAGCCATGA
- a CDS encoding sodium:solute symporter family transporter, with protein MTLLDWLVLIGTTAFIVGWGLWRTRGESDTAEGFLRGSQDLRWPTIGLSVMATQASAITFLSVPGQAYEDGMRFVQFYFGMPIAMVLISAVFIPIYYRLNVLTAYEFLESRFDLKTRLLGAFLFLIQRGLASGITIYAPSIILSAVFGWPLEPTIVAMGALVILYTVTGGSKAVSQTQKQQMVVMLGGMVVAAIVIVWRLPEHVSFGRAVDVAGALGRMNVVSFDLNVQDRYNIWSGLTGGFFLALSYFGTDQSQVGRYLTGRSITESRLGLLFNGVLKIPMQFLILFVGLLVFVFYQFNAPPLLFNQPLRAKVQASAQAGEFATIEQKWAQVQADKRAEAERYLAARESGDASAEASARERLQAAAKTADSVRKEAKAVVSRALPGVETKDSDYIFISFVKDWMPSGLVGLLITVILAAAMSSIASELNALGATTTVDFYRRLVRRDASDRHVLVASKLFTVFWGVVAVAFASFASLLDNLIQAVNILGSIFYGTVLGIFLVAFFFKHVRGHAVFFAAVISQTTVIALFMFSAIGYLWFNVIGCALVVVLALVLQAVMPRSAQAQPSPG; from the coding sequence GTGACACTGCTCGACTGGCTGGTCCTCATCGGGACGACGGCATTCATCGTGGGGTGGGGGCTCTGGCGCACGCGCGGCGAGAGCGACACCGCCGAGGGCTTCCTGCGCGGGAGCCAGGATCTGCGCTGGCCCACCATCGGCCTGTCGGTCATGGCCACGCAGGCGAGCGCCATCACCTTCCTCTCCGTCCCGGGCCAGGCCTACGAGGACGGGATGCGCTTCGTGCAGTTCTACTTCGGCATGCCGATCGCGATGGTGCTCATCAGCGCGGTCTTCATCCCCATCTACTACCGGCTGAACGTCCTCACCGCCTACGAGTTCCTGGAGTCGCGCTTCGATCTGAAGACCCGCCTCCTCGGCGCGTTCCTCTTCCTCATCCAGCGGGGACTGGCTTCCGGCATCACCATCTACGCGCCCTCCATCATCCTCTCGGCCGTCTTCGGCTGGCCGCTCGAGCCGACCATCGTGGCCATGGGCGCGCTCGTCATCCTCTACACGGTGACGGGTGGTTCCAAGGCCGTCAGCCAGACCCAGAAGCAGCAGATGGTGGTGATGCTCGGGGGCATGGTCGTGGCCGCCATCGTCATCGTCTGGCGGCTGCCCGAGCACGTGTCCTTTGGCCGCGCCGTGGATGTCGCCGGAGCGCTCGGCCGGATGAACGTGGTCAGCTTCGATCTCAACGTACAGGACCGCTACAACATCTGGTCCGGTCTGACGGGCGGCTTCTTCCTGGCGCTGTCGTACTTCGGCACCGACCAGTCCCAGGTGGGCCGCTACCTGACGGGCCGCTCCATCACGGAGAGCCGGCTCGGACTGCTGTTCAACGGCGTGCTGAAGATCCCGATGCAGTTCCTGATTCTCTTCGTCGGGCTCCTGGTCTTCGTGTTCTACCAGTTCAACGCACCGCCGCTGCTCTTCAACCAGCCGCTACGCGCGAAGGTCCAGGCGAGCGCGCAGGCGGGTGAGTTCGCCACGATCGAGCAGAAGTGGGCCCAGGTGCAGGCCGACAAGCGCGCCGAGGCCGAGCGCTACCTGGCCGCCCGGGAGTCCGGTGATGCGTCCGCGGAAGCCAGCGCGCGTGAGCGGCTCCAGGCCGCGGCGAAGACGGCCGACTCGGTCCGCAAGGAGGCCAAGGCCGTGGTGTCGCGCGCGCTGCCGGGCGTCGAGACCAAGGACTCGGACTACATCTTCATCTCGTTCGTGAAGGACTGGATGCCCAGTGGGCTCGTGGGGCTGCTCATCACCGTCATCCTGGCGGCGGCCATGAGCTCCATCGCCAGCGAGCTCAACGCCCTGGGCGCGACGACCACGGTCGACTTCTACCGGCGGCTCGTGCGCCGCGATGCCTCGGACCGCCACGTGCTCGTGGCCTCCAAGCTGTTCACCGTCTTCTGGGGGGTGGTCGCGGTGGCCTTCGCGAGCTTCGCGTCGCTGCTCGACAACCTCATCCAGGCGGTCAACATCCTCGGCTCCATCTTCTACGGGACGGTGCTGGGCATCTTCCTGGTGGCCTTCTTCTTCAAGCACGTCCGGGGCCATGCCGTCTTCTTCGCCGCTGTCATCTCGCAGACGACGGTGATCGCCCTCTTCATGTTCAGTGCCATCGGCTACCTCTGGTTCAACGTGATTGGCTGCGCGCTGGTGGTCGTCCTGGCCCTGGTTCTCCAGGCCGTCATGCCCCGGAGCGCACAGGCCCAGCCGTCGCCGGGGTAG
- a CDS encoding PIG-L family deacetylase — protein sequence MSLGLSSASLAQTPRQPHAGELAADLRRLGVAGSVLYVAAHPDDENTRLLAYLAGGRGLRAGYLSLTRGDGGQNLIGTEQDELLGLIRTHELLAARRIDGAEQLFTRARDFGYSKSADETLRIWGREQVLADVVLAIRRFQPDVIITRFTTQPPNHGQHTASALLAEEAFTAAADPSRFPEQLGEVKPWKADRLLNNVSTWNLKPDADMSAYLKLDVGGYDPLLGRSWGEISAESRSQHKSQGFGVPAERGTQLEYFKSLAGTQPKSDVFEGLEFSWRRWGGTEQVVRTLDEAVNGFDARAPHKSVPALLRVHEALSALPDSNPWKALKLRETEDLVAACAGLFLEARAAEAMAVPGSQVALNLVALNRSPAALRLVGVTLPGGESVAAGAELADNKLFKLSKTVAIPEAARISTPYWLRKPVAGGLYTVDEPDRALVGRPEGEPALAVTFLYEVGGKRFSVVRPVVYAWTDPVRGELYRAFELVPAVTATLDRDVLMFPNGAAQSVSVVLAAGRADADGKVRLEVPAGWRVEPAEVPFKLAARGDERTVRFQVTPPKGAGERGRLRVVVESGGRAESWRVRSVTHEHIPPQTVRQPSEAALVPFTLATKVRRIGYIPGPGDRVAESLAAVGYEVTLLPEERLASEKLEGFEAIVVGVRAFNANQRLALHRERLMRYVEQGGRLIVQYNTNSRVGPLNASLGPYPLELGRDRVTDETAAMTPVDANLPLLKAPNKLTAADFEGWVQERGLYFASKWDERYKPVFAMNDPGEEPLRGGLLVARHGKGTFVYTGIAFFRQLPAGVPGAYRLLANLLAQ from the coding sequence ATGAGCCTCGGACTCTCGTCGGCTTCTCTCGCGCAAACGCCCCGGCAACCTCATGCGGGAGAGCTCGCGGCGGACCTCCGGCGCCTCGGCGTCGCGGGCAGCGTGCTCTACGTCGCGGCCCACCCCGACGATGAGAACACGCGGCTGCTGGCCTATCTGGCCGGTGGGCGTGGCCTTCGCGCGGGCTACCTCTCGCTGACTCGCGGCGACGGCGGGCAGAACCTCATCGGCACCGAGCAGGATGAGTTGCTCGGGCTCATCCGCACGCACGAGTTGCTCGCGGCGCGGCGCATCGACGGCGCCGAGCAGCTCTTCACGCGGGCGCGGGACTTCGGCTACTCGAAGAGCGCCGACGAGACGCTGCGCATCTGGGGGAGGGAACAGGTGCTGGCCGATGTCGTGCTCGCCATCCGCCGCTTCCAGCCGGATGTGATCATCACGCGCTTCACCACCCAACCGCCGAATCACGGTCAGCACACCGCGTCGGCCCTGCTGGCGGAGGAGGCCTTCACCGCGGCGGCCGACCCGTCGCGCTTCCCCGAGCAGCTCGGGGAGGTGAAGCCGTGGAAGGCCGATCGGCTGCTGAACAACGTGTCGACGTGGAACCTGAAGCCGGACGCGGACATGTCCGCCTACCTCAAGCTCGACGTGGGCGGCTATGACCCGCTCCTGGGGCGCTCGTGGGGTGAGATTTCGGCGGAGAGCCGCAGCCAGCACAAGAGCCAGGGCTTCGGCGTGCCGGCCGAGCGGGGGACGCAGCTGGAGTACTTCAAGTCGCTCGCCGGGACGCAGCCGAAGTCCGATGTCTTCGAGGGGCTCGAGTTCTCGTGGCGGCGGTGGGGCGGCACGGAGCAGGTCGTCCGGACCCTCGACGAGGCGGTGAACGGGTTCGATGCGCGCGCGCCCCACAAGAGTGTTCCGGCGCTGCTGCGCGTCCACGAGGCGCTCTCGGCGCTGCCGGACAGCAACCCGTGGAAGGCCCTCAAGCTGCGTGAGACCGAGGACCTCGTGGCCGCGTGCGCGGGCCTGTTCCTCGAGGCGCGTGCGGCGGAGGCGATGGCCGTGCCGGGCAGCCAGGTGGCGTTGAATCTGGTGGCGCTGAACCGCTCGCCCGCGGCGCTCCGGCTGGTGGGTGTGACCCTGCCGGGCGGTGAGTCCGTGGCGGCTGGCGCCGAGCTGGCCGACAACAAGCTCTTCAAGCTCTCCAAGACGGTGGCGATTCCGGAGGCGGCTCGCATCTCCACGCCCTACTGGCTGCGCAAGCCCGTCGCCGGGGGCCTCTACACCGTGGACGAGCCGGACCGCGCGCTCGTGGGCAGGCCCGAGGGCGAGCCCGCCCTGGCGGTGACCTTCCTCTACGAGGTGGGCGGCAAGCGCTTCTCCGTGGTCCGGCCGGTGGTCTACGCGTGGACGGATCCGGTCCGGGGCGAGCTCTACCGCGCCTTCGAGCTCGTACCGGCCGTCACGGCGACGCTCGACCGGGATGTGCTGATGTTCCCCAACGGCGCGGCCCAGTCCGTGTCGGTGGTGCTGGCAGCGGGCCGGGCCGATGCGGACGGGAAGGTCCGGCTCGAGGTTCCGGCCGGTTGGCGCGTCGAGCCCGCCGAGGTGCCCTTCAAGCTCGCGGCGCGCGGTGATGAGCGCACGGTCCGCTTCCAGGTGACTCCGCCCAAGGGCGCGGGCGAGCGGGGCCGGCTGCGCGTCGTCGTCGAGAGCGGAGGCCGCGCCGAGTCGTGGCGCGTCCGCTCGGTGACGCACGAGCACATTCCACCGCAGACCGTGCGCCAGCCCTCCGAGGCGGCCCTGGTGCCCTTCACCCTGGCCACGAAGGTGCGGCGGATCGGTTACATCCCCGGCCCGGGAGACCGGGTGGCCGAGAGCCTCGCGGCCGTGGGTTACGAGGTGACGTTGCTGCCCGAGGAGCGTCTGGCCTCCGAGAAGCTCGAGGGCTTCGAGGCCATCGTGGTCGGGGTGCGTGCCTTCAATGCCAATCAGCGCCTCGCCCTGCACCGCGAGCGCCTCATGCGTTACGTCGAGCAGGGCGGGCGGCTCATCGTGCAATACAACACCAACAGCCGCGTGGGCCCGCTCAACGCCTCGCTCGGGCCCTATCCCCTGGAGCTCGGACGCGATCGCGTGACGGACGAGACCGCGGCGATGACGCCCGTGGACGCCAACCTCCCGCTGCTGAAGGCTCCCAACAAGCTCACGGCCGCCGACTTCGAGGGCTGGGTGCAGGAACGGGGGCTCTACTTCGCCTCCAAGTGGGACGAGCGCTACAAGCCCGTGTTCGCCATGAACGACCCGGGTGAGGAGCCGCTCCGGGGCGGACTCCTCGTCGCCCGTCACGGCAAGGGAACCTTCGTCTACACGGGCATCGCGTTCTTCCGTCAGCTTCCCGCGGGCGTGCCCGGTGCCTACCGCCTGCTCGCGAACCTCCTCGCCCAATGA
- a CDS encoding penicillin-binding transpeptidase domain-containing protein gives MRRVSRQGLRVGVSVAAALFLAACVSVRGRPAEGPAEEAQAYLQAWAGGDFGAMERRVAEPPANFVERHQRFRDELRILSSRFEPGRVDREAESAVVTFRATHVLRGLGEWEVDGSLRLVRREGRWWVRWTPAVLHPEMREGDRFSRTRTRLERGAILDGDGLSLTRQGEVITIGVEPRRIQNRAAVASALQAQLGVDPARLEKLLNAPNVAPEHFVAIIDVRPERYQQVRPALAPVPGIFFRRKSARLSPAEGFAAHTLGRVGEVTAELLPQLGPTYQPGDIVGLSGLELTYEHQLGGRPSGEVRLTRASGEVRVLGRFEGTPGTPLHTTLRQEVQSAAEAALEGVTQPAALVAVDTGTGAILAIASRPLEQPLHRALTGRYPPGSTFKVITAEALLAGGMTPESPASCPPVATVSGKSFRNFEGEAFGNTRLRVAFAHSCNTAFVLLASGLKEGALGEAARRFGFDVAYDPGLPSPGASFPAPRDEAELAAAAIGQGRVLATPLHMASVAAAAESGRWRAPYLVAELEDGPRASLAAGTRVPLQALMRAVVTEGSGRSAAGLMGLAGKTGTAEFGTGTPLPTHAWFIGFRNGIGFAVLVEGGGVGGRVAVPIAAKFAAAL, from the coding sequence GTGCGCCGCGTGTCACGGCAAGGGTTGAGGGTTGGAGTCAGTGTCGCGGCTGCCCTGTTCCTGGCGGCCTGCGTTTCGGTGCGGGGACGGCCCGCTGAAGGCCCCGCGGAGGAGGCCCAGGCCTATCTGCAGGCGTGGGCCGGGGGCGACTTCGGCGCCATGGAGCGGAGGGTGGCCGAGCCGCCCGCGAACTTCGTGGAGCGGCACCAGCGCTTCCGCGACGAGCTGCGCATCCTCTCCTCCCGCTTCGAGCCCGGCCGCGTCGATCGCGAGGCGGAGAGCGCCGTGGTGACCTTCCGCGCCACCCATGTGCTGCGCGGGCTGGGCGAGTGGGAGGTGGACGGCTCGCTGCGCCTCGTGCGCCGCGAGGGACGCTGGTGGGTGCGCTGGACTCCGGCGGTGCTGCACCCCGAGATGCGCGAGGGAGACCGCTTCTCGCGCACGAGGACACGCCTGGAGCGGGGCGCCATCCTCGACGGAGACGGCCTGTCCCTCACCCGCCAGGGCGAGGTCATCACCATCGGCGTCGAGCCCCGGCGCATCCAGAATCGCGCCGCCGTGGCCTCGGCGCTCCAGGCACAGCTGGGCGTGGACCCGGCGCGGCTGGAGAAGCTGCTGAACGCGCCGAACGTGGCACCCGAGCACTTCGTGGCCATCATCGACGTGCGGCCCGAGCGCTACCAGCAGGTGCGCCCGGCGCTGGCCCCCGTGCCGGGCATCTTCTTCCGCCGCAAGAGCGCCCGGCTCTCTCCGGCGGAGGGCTTCGCGGCGCACACCCTGGGCCGGGTGGGCGAAGTGACGGCCGAGCTGCTCCCTCAGCTGGGCCCGACCTACCAACCCGGGGACATCGTGGGCCTGTCCGGGCTGGAGCTGACCTATGAGCATCAGCTCGGGGGACGACCCTCCGGAGAGGTGCGCCTCACCCGTGCGTCCGGCGAGGTGCGCGTCCTCGGCCGTTTCGAGGGGACACCAGGCACACCGCTGCACACCACGCTGCGCCAGGAGGTGCAGTCCGCCGCGGAGGCCGCGCTCGAAGGAGTGACCCAGCCCGCGGCGCTCGTCGCGGTGGACACGGGCACGGGCGCCATCCTGGCCATCGCCAGCCGGCCGCTCGAGCAACCCTTGCACCGGGCCCTCACCGGCCGCTACCCGCCCGGCTCGACGTTCAAGGTCATCACGGCGGAAGCACTGCTCGCCGGAGGAATGACCCCGGAGTCCCCGGCGTCGTGCCCGCCCGTGGCGACCGTGAGCGGCAAGTCGTTCCGCAACTTCGAGGGAGAGGCCTTCGGCAACACCCGCCTGCGTGTGGCCTTCGCCCACTCATGCAACACCGCCTTCGTGCTGCTGGCCTCCGGGCTCAAAGAGGGTGCACTCGGGGAGGCGGCCCGCCGCTTCGGCTTCGACGTGGCCTACGACCCGGGACTCCCCTCCCCTGGCGCCTCGTTTCCCGCGCCCCGGGACGAGGCCGAGCTGGCGGCGGCCGCCATCGGACAGGGACGCGTATTGGCGACGCCGTTGCACATGGCCTCGGTCGCCGCGGCGGCCGAGTCGGGCCGGTGGCGTGCGCCCTACCTCGTGGCGGAGCTCGAGGACGGACCACGCGCCTCGCTCGCGGCGGGAACCCGAGTGCCCTTGCAGGCGTTGATGCGCGCCGTCGTCACCGAGGGCTCCGGCCGGTCGGCAGCGGGCCTGATGGGGCTTGCTGGCAAGACGGGCACCGCCGAGTTCGGAACCGGTACCCCACTGCCCACGCACGCGTGGTTCATCGGGTTTCGCAACGGCATCGGCTTCGCCGTGCTGGTCGAGGGCGGCGGTGTGGGCGGCCGTGTCGCCGTGCCCATCGCCGCGAAGTTCGCCGCGGCCCTGTAA
- the speA gene encoding biosynthetic arginine decarboxylase gives MPPITPQHRWTLADAQDTYGIRNWGSPYFGVNEKGHVCVHPDGPTAPNMDLKELVDEVRRRGIGLPLLIRFTDVLRHRVVHLNQAFRKAISEHNYKGVYQGVYPIKVNQHRYVAETIVETGKQFGYGLEAGSKPELLAVMALLDQEDALVICNGYKDEEYVETALRFSRLGRKVILVVEKPSELPLIAEVARKTGIAPRIGMRVKLSSRGAGKWEASGGDRSKFGLSSSELMSAIGFLKESGLLASFELLHFHLGSQISNIRNVKNALREVGRFFVEVARQGAPLKYLDVGGGLGVDYDGSQTNFTSSMNYTTEEYANDVVFAVMEACDSAGVHHPTLVSESGRAIVAHHAVLVVDVLGTSEFDPVSVPEKTDDKAPSVVRNLLSTFKEVTNKNLLEAYHDAQDYKEETLTLFSLGHLSLEQRVMAENIFWALCHKIMRIASEAGEIPEELEALEKQLSDTYFCNFSVFQSLPDSWAIDQLFPIMPIHRLNERPSRRAVLADITCDSDGKIDHFIDKREVKDALELHPLNNDDYYLGIFLVGAYQEILGDLHNLFGDTHAVQVSLGPNGGYLIDHVVEGDTVTEVLNYVSYNKDDLVAKLRKSTEVALRNGKLTLDESRQLLRMYEEGLSGYTYLEREVDASFVAGHGQQLRLVAQDGATAGKAPVPPTGTGT, from the coding sequence ATGCCGCCCATCACTCCTCAGCACCGCTGGACCCTCGCTGATGCCCAGGACACCTATGGCATCCGCAACTGGGGCTCCCCCTACTTCGGCGTCAACGAGAAGGGGCATGTGTGTGTCCATCCGGATGGCCCCACGGCCCCGAACATGGACCTGAAGGAGCTGGTGGACGAGGTCCGCCGCCGTGGCATCGGCCTGCCGTTGCTCATCCGTTTCACGGACGTGCTGCGCCACCGGGTGGTGCACCTCAACCAGGCGTTCCGCAAGGCCATCTCCGAGCACAACTACAAGGGCGTCTACCAGGGGGTGTACCCCATCAAGGTGAACCAGCACCGGTACGTGGCGGAGACCATCGTCGAGACGGGCAAGCAGTTCGGCTACGGCCTGGAGGCCGGGAGCAAGCCGGAGCTGCTCGCGGTGATGGCGCTGCTGGACCAGGAGGACGCGCTCGTCATCTGCAACGGCTACAAGGACGAGGAGTACGTCGAGACGGCGCTGCGCTTCAGCCGCCTGGGCCGCAAGGTGATTCTCGTGGTGGAGAAGCCCTCGGAGCTGCCCCTCATCGCCGAGGTGGCACGCAAGACGGGCATTGCTCCGCGCATCGGCATGCGCGTGAAGCTGTCCTCGCGAGGCGCGGGCAAGTGGGAGGCCTCGGGCGGAGACCGCTCGAAGTTCGGCCTGTCCTCCTCGGAGCTGATGAGCGCCATCGGCTTCCTGAAGGAGTCGGGACTGCTGGCCTCCTTCGAGCTGCTGCACTTCCACCTGGGAAGCCAGATCTCCAACATCCGCAACGTGAAGAACGCGCTGCGCGAGGTGGGCCGCTTCTTCGTGGAGGTGGCGCGCCAGGGGGCGCCGCTGAAGTACCTGGACGTGGGCGGCGGCCTGGGCGTGGACTACGACGGCTCGCAGACGAACTTCACCTCGTCCATGAACTACACGACGGAGGAGTACGCCAACGACGTGGTGTTCGCGGTGATGGAGGCGTGCGACTCGGCGGGCGTGCACCACCCCACGCTGGTGTCCGAGTCGGGCCGCGCCATCGTGGCGCACCACGCGGTGCTGGTGGTGGACGTGCTGGGCACCAGCGAGTTCGATCCCGTCAGCGTTCCGGAGAAGACGGACGACAAGGCGCCCTCGGTGGTGCGCAACCTGCTGTCCACCTTCAAGGAAGTGACGAACAAGAACCTGCTCGAGGCCTACCACGACGCCCAGGACTACAAGGAGGAGACGCTCACGCTCTTCTCGCTGGGGCACCTGTCGCTCGAGCAGCGGGTGATGGCGGAGAACATCTTCTGGGCCCTCTGCCACAAGATCATGCGCATCGCGAGCGAGGCGGGGGAGATTCCCGAGGAGCTCGAGGCGCTGGAGAAGCAGCTGTCGGACACCTACTTCTGCAACTTCTCGGTGTTCCAGTCGCTGCCGGACTCGTGGGCGATTGATCAGCTCTTCCCGATCATGCCCATCCACCGGCTCAACGAGCGGCCGTCGCGGCGCGCGGTGCTGGCGGACATCACGTGCGACTCGGACGGGAAGATCGATCACTTCATCGACAAGCGCGAGGTGAAGGACGCCCTCGAGCTGCACCCGCTCAACAACGACGACTACTACCTGGGCATCTTCCTGGTGGGCGCGTACCAGGAGATTCTGGGCGACCTGCACAACCTCTTCGGTGACACGCACGCGGTGCAGGTGTCGCTGGGGCCCAACGGCGGCTACCTGATCGACCACGTGGTGGAGGGCGATACGGTGACCGAGGTGCTCAACTACGTGAGCTACAACAAGGACGACCTCGTGGCGAAGCTGCGCAAGTCCACCGAGGTGGCGCTGCGCAACGGCAAGCTGACGCTGGACGAGTCGCGCCAGCTGCTGCGCATGTACGAGGAAGGCCTGTCCGGCTACACGTACCTGGAGCGCGAGGTGGATGCCTCCTTCGTGGCCGGGCACGGGCAGCAGCTGCGCCTGGTGGCCCAGGACGGCGCTACGGCCGGCAAGGCCCCCGTCCCGCCCACCGGCACGGGCACCTGA
- a CDS encoding TAXI family TRAP transporter solute-binding subunit, translating into MNPRALSRLAMLRGAAVVAVVLAALVAVAWQFVEPAPPHTVVIATGSASGAYHAVARQYAEHFEAAGLELVVRETAGSIENYALLGTPGSGVDVAIVQGGTAPDDKDRRKELVALASLYLEPVWVFYRGEAQLDRLGQLVGRRIAVGAEGSGVRALSLELLAAGGVVGGQSGTTLVDLGGDKAVAALREGSVDAALFVMGPTAPLISELMHTPGVRLMSFEQAHAYARRFRYLSPVTLHRGSLDLVRDLPEREVQLVAPAAVLVARKDVHPAVVALLTEAAVRTHRSGDLLSEPGRFPNDTLTELPVNEQARYYLTHGPDFLRRMLPFWLAALIHRFIVLLIPLFVVLVPLLRLTPPVYRWSIRSRIYRWYARLRVIDERLRGAPDVEQVRKDLLLLEQLEHEIGGLKVPLSYMDEFYDLRLHVGYIRGRLEERLTVPDAPRTEAALKHG; encoded by the coding sequence GTGAATCCTCGGGCACTGTCGCGTCTGGCGATGCTGCGCGGGGCAGCGGTGGTGGCCGTGGTGCTAGCGGCGCTGGTGGCGGTGGCGTGGCAGTTCGTCGAGCCCGCTCCGCCGCACACGGTCGTCATCGCCACGGGTTCCGCGAGCGGGGCGTACCACGCGGTGGCCCGGCAATACGCCGAGCACTTCGAAGCGGCCGGGCTCGAGCTCGTTGTCCGGGAGACGGCTGGCTCCATCGAGAACTACGCGCTGCTGGGCACTCCGGGCTCTGGTGTCGACGTCGCCATCGTCCAGGGCGGTACGGCCCCTGATGACAAGGACCGGCGGAAGGAACTGGTCGCGCTGGCGAGCCTGTACCTGGAGCCGGTGTGGGTGTTCTATCGGGGCGAAGCGCAGCTCGACCGGCTCGGTCAGTTGGTGGGCAGGCGCATCGCGGTCGGAGCGGAGGGCAGCGGCGTGCGGGCGCTGTCCCTGGAGCTGCTGGCCGCGGGCGGAGTGGTGGGCGGGCAGTCCGGCACGACGCTCGTGGACCTCGGTGGGGACAAGGCCGTGGCGGCGCTGCGCGAGGGCTCGGTCGACGCGGCCCTGTTCGTCATGGGGCCCACCGCGCCGTTGATCTCCGAGCTGATGCACACGCCCGGAGTGCGGCTGATGAGCTTCGAGCAGGCGCATGCCTACGCGCGCAGGTTCCGGTATCTGTCACCCGTGACGCTGCATCGGGGCTCTCTGGATCTGGTGCGCGATCTGCCGGAGCGGGAGGTACAGTTGGTGGCGCCCGCGGCGGTGTTGGTGGCACGCAAGGACGTGCACCCGGCCGTGGTCGCGTTGCTGACCGAGGCGGCGGTGCGGACGCACCGGAGTGGTGATCTGCTCAGCGAGCCCGGACGGTTTCCGAATGACACGCTCACGGAGCTGCCCGTCAATGAGCAGGCGCGGTACTACCTGACGCACGGCCCGGACTTCCTGCGGCGCATGCTGCCTTTCTGGCTCGCTGCGCTCATCCACCGGTTCATCGTGCTGCTCATCCCGCTCTTCGTGGTGCTCGTGCCGCTGTTGCGGCTGACGCCTCCGGTGTACCGGTGGAGCATCCGTTCACGCATCTATCGCTGGTATGCGCGGTTGAGAGTCATTGATGAGCGGTTGCGTGGCGCGCCGGATGTCGAGCAGGTGCGCAAGGATCTGCTGCTGCTCGAGCAGCTCGAGCATGAGATTGGCGGCTTGAAGGTGCCGCTGAGCTACATGGACGAGTTCTATGATTTGCGCCTGCACGTGGGCTACATCCGCGGCCGCCTGGAGGAGCGGCTCACGGTGCCGGACGCGCCTCGTACCGAGGCCGCTCTGAAGCACGGTTGA